One window from the genome of Cucumis melo cultivar AY chromosome 12, USDA_Cmelo_AY_1.0, whole genome shotgun sequence encodes:
- the LOC103500193 gene encoding cytochrome P450 94C1 yields MATIPTISLDLLSSLPTTISLLFFSFTVAFSIFSFSLFLLRLNPCCNCSLCRAYLSSSWSSSFPNLSDWYTHLLSHSPTATLHLHVISNIVTANPDNVQHILKSNFHNYPKGKPFSSILGDLLGHGIFNVDGHSWRYQRKMASLELGSLSLRSHAFEILTTEIRSRLVPTVNGIGRTMEVVDLQDVFRRFSFDNICRFSFGLDPGCLRLWLPMSEFAVAFDLASRLSAERAMAPSPIMWRIKKMLRVGSERKLREAIKMVDGLAMEVIRQRREMGFSNRNDLLSRFMASTNDDRYLRDIVVSFLLAGRDTVASALTSLFWLLSQNPEVETEIISESDRIMGPDRDRFPSFDNLKEMHYLQAVVYENMRLFPPVQFDSKFAEEDDILPDGTFVQKGTRVTYHPYAMGRMDRIWGLDCLQFKPERWLKNGYFTPENPFKFPVFQAGLRVCLGKELAVMDVKCVAVVLIRKFKIRLAGTDRIARFAPGLTASWRGGLPVRIEERANC; encoded by the exons ATGGCTACCATTCCAACAATTTCCTTAGACTTGCTCTCTTCTCTCCCCACAACAATTTCCCTTCTATTTTTCTCCTTTACGGTTGCCTTCTCTATTTTCTCCTTCTCTCTTTTCCTCCTCCGCCTTAACCCTTGTTGTAACTGCTCCTTGTGTCGCGcctatctttcttcttcctgGTCTTCCTCTTTCCCAAACTTATCCGATTGGTACACTCACCTTCTTTCCCACTCCCCCACCGCCACGCTCCACCTTCACGTCATCTCCAATATCGTAACCGCCAACCCCGACAACGTCCAACACATCCTTAAATCCAACTTCCATAACTACCCCAAAGGAAAACCCTTCTCTTCCATCCTTGGTGACCTTCTTGGTCATGGAATTTTCAATGTGGATGGTCATTCTTGGCGGTATCAACGCAAGATGGCGAGTTTGGAACTAGGGAGTTTGTCACTTCGGTCTCACGCGTTCGAGATTTTAACGACGGAGATTCGGAGTAGGTTGGTACCTACGGTGAATGGAATTGGGAGGACGATGGAGGTGGTGGATTTGCAAGATGTGTTTAGGAGGTTTTCGTTTGATAATATTTGTAGGTTTTCATTTGGGTTGGATCCGGGGTGTTTGAGGTTGTGGTTGCCGATGTCGGAATTCGCAGTGGCATTTGATTTGGCGTCGAGGTTGTCAGCGGAAAGAGCGATGGCACCATCGCCGATTATGTGGAGGATTAAGAAGATGCTGAGAGTGGGATCGGAGAGGAAGCTTAGGGAAGCGATTAAAATGGTAGATGGATTAGCGATGGAAGTTATAAGGCAAAGGAGGGAGATGGGGTTTTCTAATAGAAATGATCTTCTCTCTAGATTCATGGCTTCTACCAATGATGATAG ATATCTTAGAGACATTGTCGTCAGCTTCCTCCTTGCCGGTCGGGACACGGTGGCGTCGGCGTTAACTAGCTTATTCTGGCTACTTTCCCAAAACCCGGAAGTCGAGACCGAAATTATCTCCGAGTCAGACCGGATCATGGGGCCGGATCGAGACAGGTTCCCCAGTTTCGACAATCTTAAAGAAATGCACTATCTCCAAGCAGTGGTCTACGAGAACATGCGCCTCTTTCCACCGGTTCAGTTCGACTCCAAGTTTGCCGAGGAAGACGACATCTTGCCCGATGGTACATTCGTCCAGAAGGGCACAAGAGTAACATACCACCCTTACGCCATGGGCCGAATGGACCGGATTTGGGGACTCGATTGTCTCCAGTTCAAACCGGAGAGGTGGCTTAAGAACGGTTACTTCACGCCTGAAAACCCCTTTAAGTTTCCGGTTTTTCAAGCCGGCTTAAGGGTCTGTCTAGGGAAGGAGCTAGCAGTGATGGATGTGAAATGTGTGGCGGTGGTATTGATTCGAAAGTTTAAGATCCGGTTAGCAGGAACCGATCGGATTGCTCGGTTTGCTCCCGGTCTAACGGCTAGCTGGAGAGGGGGATTACCGGTTCGAATTGAGGAAAGAGCCAATTGTTAA